In a single window of the Ancylothrix sp. D3o genome:
- a CDS encoding metal ABC transporter permease has translation MLESLIEPLQYGFMQRSLIIAILVGLTCAVVGSYLMVQRLALLGDAISHSVLPGLAISFILGGNIFIGAFIAGILSTVAIAWIRTHSPIKEDAAMGIVLSAFFALGITLITLVQKDNKIDLNHFLFGNILGVSSAEVRDTALIAGLVLLVVVFLYKELLFYTFDPTGAKAVGLPVNWLNFGLMVLIALTVVASMKAVGVVLVLSLLITPGATAYLLVPRLHQVMFLGAILGIFSSIAGMYLSYFYNLPSGPAIVLVVSGLFVLALFFSPSYGVFTQKLFANSK, from the coding sequence ATGTTAGAATCCTTAATTGAGCCATTGCAATACGGCTTTATGCAGCGTTCCCTAATTATTGCAATTTTGGTGGGATTAACTTGTGCTGTTGTCGGCAGTTATTTAATGGTACAAAGACTCGCCTTGCTTGGCGATGCCATTAGTCATTCTGTCTTACCAGGACTGGCAATTTCCTTTATTTTAGGGGGAAATATTTTCATCGGTGCTTTTATTGCCGGTATCCTCAGCACCGTTGCCATTGCTTGGATTCGCACCCATTCACCTATCAAAGAAGATGCCGCAATGGGCATTGTTTTATCCGCGTTTTTTGCCTTGGGAATCACCTTAATTACCCTTGTGCAAAAAGACAATAAAATTGACCTTAATCATTTCTTGTTTGGAAATATTTTAGGCGTTTCTTCGGCAGAAGTTAGAGATACAGCCTTAATCGCCGGTTTAGTTTTATTAGTAGTAGTTTTTCTGTATAAAGAACTGCTGTTTTACACCTTTGATCCCACCGGTGCCAAAGCCGTCGGATTGCCGGTTAATTGGCTAAATTTTGGCTTAATGGTATTAATCGCCCTCACCGTTGTTGCCAGCATGAAAGCAGTCGGAGTGGTGCTAGTTTTATCCCTATTAATCACCCCTGGTGCCACAGCTTATTTACTCGTCCCTCGCCTGCATCAAGTTATGTTTTTAGGCGCAATTCTTGGCATTTTTTCTAGCATTGCCGGAATGTACCTCAGTTATTTTTATAACCTACCTTCTGGCCCAGCTATTGTCTTAGTTGTCTCAGGATTATTTGTTTTAGCTTTATTTTTTAGCCCCAGTTATGGAGTTTTTACGCAAAAACTTTTTGCCAATAGCAAATAA
- a CDS encoding metal ABC transporter ATP-binding protein has translation MNISKQLKHTKCHPWQTHCYQAFDTAEPAPSITVSHLGVNYRNVEALRDVNCVIRSGRLTGIIGPNGAGKSTLLKAMLGLVSSHTGQVLCDTAPLSQQLHRIAYVPQRSQIDWTYPATVWDVVMMGRVRKTGLFRRFSTVSRKIAENALSRVGMLDYRNRRIGDLSGGQQQRVFLARSLAQEAEIFCFDEPFVGIDQKTQSIIFKIFQELAGAGKIVLVVNHDLGQSITHFDDLILLNQEVIATGTRQQVLTPENLYLAYGGHVMFFSEAA, from the coding sequence ATGAACATTTCCAAACAACTAAAACACACCAAATGCCACCCTTGGCAAACCCATTGTTATCAAGCCTTTGACACAGCAGAACCGGCACCCAGCATCACCGTCAGCCATTTGGGAGTCAACTACCGCAACGTCGAAGCCTTACGCGATGTTAATTGTGTTATCCGTAGTGGCCGGCTCACCGGCATCATTGGGCCGAATGGGGCCGGTAAAAGTACCCTCCTCAAAGCCATGCTAGGCTTAGTTTCTAGCCACACCGGCCAAGTATTGTGCGATACAGCACCGCTCTCACAACAACTCCACCGCATCGCCTATGTTCCCCAGCGCTCACAAATAGACTGGACATACCCCGCCACCGTCTGGGATGTCGTGATGATGGGCAGAGTCCGAAAAACCGGCCTCTTTCGCCGATTTTCCACAGTCAGCCGCAAAATTGCCGAAAATGCTTTATCTCGCGTCGGAATGCTCGACTATCGTAACCGCCGCATAGGCGATCTTTCCGGCGGACAACAACAACGAGTCTTTTTAGCCCGTTCCCTCGCTCAAGAAGCCGAAATTTTCTGTTTTGATGAGCCCTTTGTTGGCATCGATCAAAAAACCCAAAGCATCATTTTTAAGATATTTCAAGAACTAGCAGGAGCCGGAAAAATTGTCTTAGTTGTTAACCACGATTTAGGCCAATCCATTACCCATTTTGATGACTTAATTTTACTCAATCAAGAAGTCATCGCCACCGGCACTCGTCAACAAGTCCTCACCCCAGAAAACCTCTACCTTGCCTATGGTGGTCATGTCATGTTTTTCTCAGAAGCTGCCTAA
- a CDS encoding metal ABC transporter substrate-binding protein gives MIISQNRRNLWRIGFLIVLSVWVGGCIPQSKNEQNTAGNKPNVVATSTIIEDLTEEIAGDEIKLTGILKPGTDPHVYEPVPADTVALEKAQLILYNGYNLEPGLIKLMKTAGGNAKQVPVGEVSQPLQLEKNGENVPDPHVWGDVKNAIKMAKAIRDELITLSPEDKDKFTQNAAKLTAELQSLDEWISKQIATIPPNQRRLVTTHDAFQYYANAYKLEIIGTLIGISTEEQPSAQTVKRLVDSIKSARVPAVFAETTINPTLITTVAEESGVKLAPKQLYSDSVGAAGSEGDSYIKMIVANTRTIVDALGGKSQPFMP, from the coding sequence ATGATTATCAGTCAAAATAGAAGAAACCTTTGGAGAATAGGATTTTTAATTGTTTTGTCCGTCTGGGTTGGTGGGTGTATTCCGCAATCAAAAAATGAGCAAAACACAGCAGGAAATAAGCCGAATGTCGTAGCAACTAGCACAATTATTGAGGATTTGACAGAAGAGATTGCTGGCGATGAAATTAAGCTAACCGGCATTTTAAAACCAGGGACAGATCCTCACGTTTATGAGCCGGTGCCGGCGGATACGGTAGCATTAGAAAAAGCCCAGCTAATTTTGTACAATGGTTATAATTTAGAGCCTGGTTTAATTAAGTTGATGAAAACGGCGGGAGGCAATGCCAAACAGGTGCCGGTGGGTGAAGTTTCCCAACCGTTGCAATTAGAAAAAAATGGCGAAAATGTACCCGATCCGCACGTTTGGGGAGATGTAAAAAATGCAATTAAAATGGCAAAGGCGATTCGAGATGAGTTAATAACGCTTTCTCCAGAAGACAAAGATAAATTTACACAAAATGCAGCAAAACTAACCGCAGAATTGCAAAGTTTAGATGAATGGATTAGCAAACAAATTGCTACAATACCGCCAAATCAACGGCGATTAGTGACAACTCACGATGCTTTTCAATATTATGCTAATGCTTATAAATTGGAAATTATCGGAACATTAATCGGAATTAGCACAGAAGAACAACCAAGCGCACAAACCGTGAAAAGATTAGTCGATTCTATTAAATCTGCACGAGTGCCGGCTGTTTTTGCAGAGACAACAATTAACCCAACTTTAATTACAACCGTAGCAGAAGAATCCGGCGTCAAATTAGCACCAAAACAGCTTTATTCTGATTCGGTTGGGGCAGCCGGCAGCGAGGGTGATTCTTATATTAAAATGATTGTGGCTAATACGCGAACTATTGTCGATGCTTTGGGGGGAAAATCTCAGCCGTTTATGCCTTAA
- the modA gene encoding molybdate ABC transporter substrate-binding protein: MTQKNLLIIICLVAGFFLSLVVGKTWFLSPAPQRTNLTVSAAISLTNVLQEIQPLYQQSKPQVGVTYNFGASGALQQQIEQGAPVDVFISAATKQMDALEKKGLLVEDTRLNLLRNKLVLITPKNGAAISNFKDLSLSDIKRIAIGEPKSVPAGQYAQEVLTNLGTFNQLKSKLILANNVRQVLTFVETGNVDAGIVYLTDAKESNKVQIRATAPENLHSPIVYPVAVLKNSKNVQASRDFVDFMKGNKAKAVYERYGFGV, from the coding sequence ATGACTCAAAAAAATCTGCTTATTATTATTTGTTTGGTTGCCGGTTTTTTCTTATCCCTGGTGGTGGGGAAAACCTGGTTTTTATCACCGGCACCCCAACGAACAAATTTAACGGTATCCGCTGCGATTAGTCTCACAAATGTTTTGCAAGAAATTCAGCCTCTTTATCAACAAAGTAAGCCGCAAGTTGGGGTTACTTATAATTTTGGGGCTTCCGGTGCATTGCAGCAACAAATTGAACAGGGGGCGCCGGTGGATGTGTTTATTTCCGCTGCTACAAAACAGATGGATGCTTTAGAGAAAAAAGGGTTATTGGTGGAGGATACGCGGCTTAATTTGCTGAGAAACAAGCTAGTTTTAATTACCCCAAAAAACGGCGCTGCAATTAGCAATTTTAAGGATTTAAGCCTGTCAGATATTAAGCGGATAGCAATTGGTGAACCTAAAAGCGTGCCGGCGGGGCAATATGCTCAGGAAGTATTGACAAATTTGGGTACATTTAATCAACTTAAATCAAAGTTAATTCTCGCTAATAACGTCCGGCAAGTTTTGACTTTTGTTGAAACCGGCAATGTCGATGCTGGCATTGTTTATTTAACCGATGCAAAGGAATCAAATAAAGTCCAAATTCGCGCCACAGCCCCGGAAAACTTGCACTCTCCGATTGTTTATCCGGTGGCGGTTTTAAAGAATAGCAAAAATGTTCAAGCCAGCAGAGATTTTGTTGATTTTATGAAAGGCAATAAGGCAAAAGCTGTGTATGAAAGGTACGGATTTGGCGTTTAA
- the modB gene encoding molybdate ABC transporter permease subunit has product MRPKIALFQGQKAMESQFDFSPLWISFKTATTATIITFFLGIATAKWMLEYRGKAKPVIEGLLISPLVLPPTVVGFLLLLLFGKNGPVGQFLSPININIIFSWPATVITATVVAFPLMYKTALGAFEQIDANLLSAGRTLGASEWRVFWHIMLPLAWPGILAGTILSFTRALGEFGATLMLAGNIPGQTQTIPMAIYFAVEAGDIRQASLWVIIILAISLSVLTAINLLPAKISRPQVISKVEKNHFIPSLPLSNNDFLKVEIEKELTGFSLKIAMNAGRETLGILGASGAGKSMILRCIAGLETPSQGKIILNNQVLFDSQQKINLPPHRRRVGIVFQNYALFPHLNVAQNIAFGLHNLPKNQRNQLVREKITQMQLQGLENRYPHQLSGGQQQRVALARALSTEPAALLLDEPFSALDTYLRHQLEKQLKEILINYQGVALFVTHNLEEAYRLCQNLMVVDKGKIAAKAPKQNILERPSSYAVALLTGCKNFSRINKRGSDCVEALDWGCTLRVSGPVSESLILVGIRAHHLILTKNFKGENIFPCWLAQSSETPFRMTLYLKLHFPATHLQDYHLQAELFKEKWEKIKDKPFPWYVKLEPKRLILMAEK; this is encoded by the coding sequence ATGAGGCCAAAAATTGCCTTATTTCAAGGTCAAAAAGCTATGGAAAGTCAATTTGATTTCTCTCCCTTATGGATATCTTTTAAAACAGCCACAACCGCAACAATTATTACTTTTTTCTTAGGAATAGCTACTGCAAAATGGATGCTAGAATATCGCGGCAAAGCCAAACCTGTCATCGAAGGTTTATTGATTTCGCCTTTAGTTTTGCCGCCGACAGTGGTAGGATTTTTGTTGCTATTGTTGTTTGGCAAAAACGGGCCGGTAGGGCAATTTTTATCACCAATTAACATTAATATTATTTTCTCATGGCCGGCCACAGTCATTACAGCAACGGTGGTAGCATTTCCTTTAATGTATAAAACTGCTTTGGGTGCTTTTGAGCAAATTGATGCTAATTTGTTGAGTGCCGGTCGCACATTAGGAGCATCAGAATGGCGAGTTTTTTGGCATATTATGTTACCCTTAGCATGGCCTGGAATTTTAGCTGGGACTATTCTATCTTTTACCCGCGCATTAGGGGAATTTGGCGCAACTTTAATGCTTGCCGGCAATATTCCAGGGCAAACTCAAACAATCCCAATGGCAATTTATTTTGCTGTAGAAGCAGGAGATATCCGACAAGCTTCTCTGTGGGTAATTATTATTTTAGCTATTTCTTTAAGTGTTCTCACAGCCATTAACTTATTGCCAGCAAAAATCAGCCGTCCCCAGGTTATTAGTAAGGTTGAAAAAAATCACTTTATCCCTTCGTTACCTCTGAGCAATAATGATTTTCTGAAAGTAGAAATAGAAAAAGAATTAACCGGCTTTTCTTTAAAAATTGCCATGAATGCCGGTAGAGAAACCTTGGGAATTTTAGGCGCATCTGGGGCTGGCAAAAGTATGATATTGCGCTGCATTGCCGGTTTAGAAACTCCCAGCCAAGGCAAAATTATCTTAAATAATCAAGTTTTATTTGATTCACAGCAAAAAATTAACCTCCCCCCCCACCGGCGCCGCGTTGGAATTGTTTTTCAAAATTATGCCTTATTTCCCCATCTCAATGTCGCTCAAAATATTGCTTTTGGCTTGCATAATTTGCCCAAAAACCAACGAAACCAACTTGTTAGGGAAAAAATCACCCAAATGCAATTACAAGGCTTAGAAAACCGCTATCCGCATCAACTCTCTGGCGGGCAACAACAACGAGTCGCCTTAGCAAGAGCCTTATCCACAGAACCGGCAGCCTTATTATTAGATGAACCATTTTCAGCCCTTGATACTTATTTACGGCATCAACTCGAAAAACAACTAAAAGAAATCTTGATAAATTATCAAGGAGTAGCCTTATTTGTTACTCATAATCTTGAAGAAGCCTATCGCCTTTGTCAAAATTTAATGGTGGTTGATAAAGGAAAAATTGCTGCTAAAGCACCAAAACAAAATATCCTTGAACGTCCTTCTAGTTATGCCGTTGCGCTGTTAACCGGCTGTAAGAATTTTTCCCGAATTAACAAGCGCGGATCTGATTGTGTGGAAGCCCTCGACTGGGGCTGTACATTGCGGGTTAGTGGGCCGGTTTCGGAATCTTTAATTTTGGTGGGAATTCGCGCCCATCACTTAATTTTAACAAAGAATTTCAAAGGAGAAAATATCTTTCCTTGTTGGTTAGCGCAAAGCAGTGAAACTCCATTTAGGATGACACTTTATTTAAAACTTCATTTTCCCGCCACCCATTTGCAAGACTATCATTTGCAAGCAGAATTATTTAAAGAAAAATGGGAAAAAATCAAAGATAAGCCGTTTCCTTGGTATGTAAAATTAGAGCCAAAGCGGTTGATTTTGATGGCAGAGAAGTAA
- the serS gene encoding serine--tRNA ligase: protein MLDLKQIRENSEAIQQRLNLRGGNYDLQPILQLDIEQRELEKNRSQLQARSNEIGKLVGQKMKAGTKPDDPEIISLKEEGNQLKTQLAELEPQEKQLKEQIQTQLLTFPNLPSATTPTGASEDENIEIRRWGDEYIPQNSVLPHWEIGEKMGILNFERSAKIAQSRFVTLMGAGAALERALISFMLDRHIKAGYTEVIPPVLINTASLTGTGQLPKFSEESFKCADDDLWLAPTAEVPVTNLYRDEVLEAEKLPINHCAYTPCFRREAGSYGKDTRGLIRLHQFNKVELVKFVSPETSEEEHQKLVADAEAILQALKLPYRVIELCTGDLGFSAAKCYDLEVWLPSAGKYREISSCSNIHDFQARRANIRFKEAGKKGTQFLHTLNGSGLAVGRTMSAILENYQLANGTIRVPEVLQVYLGREVL, encoded by the coding sequence GTGCTCGATCTCAAACAAATCCGCGAAAACTCAGAAGCAATTCAACAACGCCTCAACCTACGCGGCGGAAACTACGATTTACAGCCAATATTACAACTCGACATCGAACAAAGAGAACTCGAAAAAAACCGCTCTCAACTGCAAGCACGCAGTAACGAAATCGGTAAATTAGTCGGCCAAAAAATGAAAGCCGGCACCAAACCAGACGATCCAGAAATCATTTCCCTCAAAGAAGAAGGAAACCAACTCAAAACTCAACTCGCAGAATTAGAACCCCAAGAAAAACAACTCAAAGAACAAATTCAAACCCAACTCCTCACATTTCCCAACCTCCCCAGCGCCACAACTCCCACCGGCGCCTCCGAAGACGAAAATATCGAAATTCGCCGTTGGGGAGATGAATATATCCCCCAAAATTCCGTTTTACCTCATTGGGAAATCGGCGAAAAAATGGGGATTTTAAACTTTGAGCGTTCTGCCAAAATTGCCCAAAGCAGATTTGTAACTTTAATGGGGGCCGGTGCAGCCCTAGAACGTGCTTTAATTAGTTTCATGTTAGACCGGCATATCAAAGCAGGTTACACCGAAGTTATCCCCCCAGTTTTAATCAATACCGCCTCCCTCACCGGCACAGGACAATTACCTAAATTTTCCGAAGAAAGTTTTAAATGTGCCGACGATGATTTATGGCTCGCACCCACCGCAGAAGTACCCGTCACAAACCTCTACCGAGATGAAGTTCTCGAAGCAGAAAAACTACCGATTAATCACTGTGCTTATACTCCTTGTTTTCGCCGCGAAGCCGGCAGTTATGGCAAAGATACACGCGGTTTAATTCGCCTCCATCAATTCAATAAAGTTGAGTTAGTTAAATTTGTTTCCCCAGAAACTTCCGAAGAAGAACACCAAAAACTTGTAGCCGATGCTGAAGCAATTTTACAAGCTTTAAAGTTGCCTTATCGTGTGATTGAACTCTGCACCGGCGACCTTGGCTTTAGTGCTGCGAAATGCTACGATTTGGAAGTATGGCTTCCTTCGGCTGGGAAATATCGTGAGATTTCCAGTTGCTCAAATATCCATGATTTTCAAGCTAGACGTGCCAATATCCGCTTTAAAGAAGCCGGTAAAAAAGGAACTCAATTTTTACACACACTTAACGGTTCTGGTTTGGCTGTTGGACGCACTATGTCGGCAATTTTGGAAAATTATCAGTTAGCTAATGGGACTATTCGTGTGCCTGAAGTTTTACAAGTTTATTTGGGGCGCGAAGTTTTGTAA
- a CDS encoding ATP-binding protein, translating to MSADKPLGSVIQGSLSEGLEVRLHPDVSVEDMRVGKFLVVRGVRSHFFCMLTDVSLGTSSPRIMANPPLPEDDFLQAVLAGSGTYGTIELSPMLMLTPEVADNGWSPSTILETESKKSKKKSGQNSSALASYKAASSEQMELMPVKTIPSHFSQVFDATERDFRCVFGWEDDPLRKNFAIGQPLDMDVPVCIDLNRFVERSNGVFGKSGTGKSFLTRLLLSGVIRKQAAVNLIFDMHSEYGWEAMTEAKQGSTVKGLRQLFPSLVEIYTLDPESTRRRGVRDAQELYLSYDHIDVEDVELVQRELNISDAAIENARILRAEFQSSWINQLLAMENEEIQIFCEEKRGNKSSIMALQRKLMKLNELKYLQPSCKTNYIDKILQSLSAGKHVIIEFGTQSNMLSYMLATNMISRRIHESYVKKSELYLQTKSINDRPRQLVITIEEAHRFLDPACVRSTIFGTIAREMRKYFVTLLIVDQRPSGIDNEVMSQIGTRITALLNDNKDIDAIFTGVSGGNSLKSVLAKLDSKQQALILGHAVPMPVVVQTRPYDEQFYAEIGDPDYEQMPEEELIAAAEAAKYDLGF from the coding sequence ATGAGTGCAGACAAGCCGTTAGGCTCAGTAATTCAAGGCTCGTTAAGTGAAGGGTTAGAAGTACGCCTTCACCCGGATGTTTCCGTCGAAGATATGCGCGTCGGTAAATTTTTGGTAGTTCGCGGCGTGCGTTCGCACTTTTTTTGTATGCTGACGGATGTTTCTTTAGGCACATCAAGTCCGCGAATTATGGCAAACCCACCTTTGCCGGAAGATGATTTTTTGCAAGCCGTTTTAGCAGGAAGCGGCACCTATGGCACCATTGAACTTTCACCGATGCTGATGCTGACTCCAGAAGTTGCAGATAATGGCTGGAGTCCTAGCACGATTTTAGAAACAGAAAGCAAAAAATCCAAAAAGAAATCTGGGCAAAATTCTTCTGCTTTGGCTTCCTATAAAGCCGCGAGTAGTGAACAAATGGAGTTAATGCCGGTGAAAACAATTCCCAGCCATTTTTCCCAGGTTTTTGATGCCACAGAGCGCGATTTTAGGTGTGTTTTTGGCTGGGAAGATGACCCCCTGCGTAAAAACTTTGCCATCGGTCAACCGCTTGACATGGACGTGCCGGTGTGCATAGATTTAAACCGATTTGTAGAGCGTAGTAATGGCGTTTTTGGCAAATCTGGCACCGGCAAATCTTTTTTAACTCGCCTTTTACTTTCGGGTGTAATTCGCAAACAAGCGGCGGTAAATTTAATTTTTGATATGCACTCTGAGTATGGCTGGGAAGCTATGACAGAAGCAAAACAAGGCAGTACAGTTAAAGGTTTGCGACAATTATTTCCAAGTTTGGTAGAAATTTATACCCTTGATCCAGAATCAACACGCCGGCGGGGTGTCAGAGATGCTCAAGAATTGTATCTCAGCTACGATCATATTGACGTTGAAGATGTGGAATTAGTGCAACGCGAGTTAAATATTTCCGATGCGGCGATAGAAAATGCCCGGATTTTGCGGGCTGAATTTCAGTCATCTTGGATTAATCAACTTTTGGCAATGGAAAATGAAGAAATCCAGATTTTTTGCGAAGAGAAACGCGGGAATAAATCCTCAATCATGGCGTTGCAACGCAAATTAATGAAGTTGAATGAACTCAAATATTTACAGCCTTCTTGCAAGACTAATTATATTGATAAAATCTTACAAAGTTTGAGTGCAGGAAAGCACGTTATTATCGAATTTGGCACCCAGTCAAATATGCTTTCTTATATGTTGGCAACAAACATGATTTCGCGGCGCATCCATGAAAGCTATGTCAAGAAATCAGAGTTATATTTGCAAACAAAAAGCATCAATGACCGGCCCCGACAGCTAGTAATTACGATTGAAGAAGCACACCGTTTTTTAGATCCAGCTTGTGTGAGGTCTACAATTTTTGGCACAATTGCCAGAGAAATGCGAAAGTATTTTGTAACGCTGTTAATTGTCGATCAACGTCCATCAGGAATTGATAACGAAGTAATGTCGCAAATTGGAACACGGATCACAGCATTATTAAATGATAATAAAGACATTGACGCAATTTTCACCGGCGTGTCTGGAGGAAATAGCTTAAAATCAGTATTAGCAAAACTCGATTCTAAACAACAAGCATTAATATTAGGTCATGCAGTCCCGATGCCGGTAGTAGTCCAAACTCGTCCCTATGATGAGCAATTTTACGCAGAAATCGGCGATCCAGACTATGAACAAATGCCAGAAGAAGAACTAATCGCAGCCGCAGAAGCAGCCAAATATGACCTAGGATTTTAG
- a CDS encoding glutathione S-transferase family protein has protein sequence MLELYQFELSHYSEKVRLILDYKGLQYRKIEVTPGVGQLEVYRLSGQRQLPVLKDGNIVIADSTAIAQYLDQQYPDRPLYPSDAKERALTTILEEWADESIGQKSRKVLFSGLSQDQRFRSALLPAATPDFLKNLVEAVPSDILKTLGIGLGATPEAVSSATDSIKQSLEALCTILKEVPYLLGNTPTVADFAVAGLSILLKFPTGPYLDLPETLRGKGVAGIADNPDYEIFFNWRDRLYAEYRQPLIPTTTSSSSSRPTSIQID, from the coding sequence GTGTTAGAACTTTATCAATTTGAACTGTCGCACTACAGCGAAAAAGTCCGGCTGATCCTTGACTACAAAGGTTTGCAATACCGAAAAATCGAAGTTACCCCAGGCGTAGGACAATTGGAAGTCTACCGGCTGAGCGGCCAGCGGCAACTGCCCGTGCTCAAAGATGGAAACATCGTTATTGCCGACTCCACCGCCATCGCCCAATACCTAGACCAGCAATATCCCGACCGGCCCCTCTATCCCAGCGATGCCAAAGAGCGAGCACTCACCACAATTTTAGAAGAATGGGCCGACGAATCCATCGGACAAAAAAGCCGCAAAGTTTTATTTAGCGGCCTCAGCCAAGACCAACGTTTCCGCAGCGCCTTACTCCCCGCCGCGACACCAGATTTTCTGAAAAACTTGGTCGAAGCAGTCCCCTCGGATATCCTCAAAACCCTGGGTATCGGACTCGGCGCAACCCCAGAAGCGGTTAGCAGCGCCACCGACAGCATCAAACAAAGTTTGGAGGCACTTTGCACGATCCTCAAAGAAGTCCCCTATTTGCTGGGAAATACCCCAACGGTGGCTGATTTTGCAGTGGCCGGTTTGTCAATCTTGTTAAAATTCCCCACCGGCCCGTATTTAGACTTACCGGAAACCCTGCGCGGCAAAGGCGTTGCCGGAATTGCGGATAACCCAGACTATGAAATCTTTTTCAACTGGCGAGATCGGTTGTATGCAGAATACAGGCAACCGCTAATTCCCACAACTACCTCTTCGTCAAGCAGCAGACCGACCTCAATTCAAATCGATTAA
- a CDS encoding fasciclin domain-containing protein yields MKNQNLLSFGKKVAAAVTVAGTMMLLSVPADAKNCDSHSADKAPSAGETQPVAGGPSGATQPSNIVQIASRNASFSTLTRAVKAAGLVDTLSGQGPFTVFAPTDAAFADLERQAPGTLETLLKPENKAKLVQILTYHVVPGSVKSTQLKAGNVKTVEGSAVAVNLDGGKVMVNQANVISADLEASNGVIHVIDKVILPPNL; encoded by the coding sequence GTGAAAAATCAAAATTTGCTTAGCTTTGGCAAAAAAGTTGCGGCTGCTGTAACGGTAGCAGGCACAATGATGTTGCTGAGTGTGCCGGCGGATGCTAAAAATTGCGACAGCCACAGCGCTGATAAAGCACCAAGTGCCGGTGAGACTCAACCTGTGGCCGGTGGGCCTTCGGGGGCAACTCAGCCATCCAATATTGTCCAAATTGCCAGCCGCAATGCTTCTTTTAGTACGCTGACTCGTGCTGTGAAAGCTGCCGGTTTGGTGGATACGCTTTCTGGCCAAGGCCCGTTTACGGTTTTTGCTCCCACTGATGCTGCTTTTGCGGATTTAGAAAGACAAGCACCCGGAACTTTGGAGACGCTTCTTAAACCCGAAAATAAGGCTAAATTGGTTCAAATTTTGACTTATCATGTTGTGCCTGGTTCTGTGAAGTCTACTCAGCTTAAGGCCGGTAATGTCAAAACTGTTGAGGGTAGCGCGGTGGCTGTTAACCTTGATGGCGGTAAGGTGATGGTTAATCAAGCCAACGTTATCTCTGCGGATCTCGAAGCAAGCAATGGCGTTATTCACGTTATTGATAAGGTGATTTTGCCTCCTAACCTTTAG
- a CDS encoding fasciclin domain-containing protein — protein MIIKNRKNKFKNLGCVMAILAGALVGGPVEAQYYYGPSIFSPVVYSPTRGTLLAQLKQMDCKNLVSVLEKAPKELVDRINKGEALTIIAPTDAAFAEFGSEQIEELMKPENKDKLVEFLSYHLVAGQISEADIKAGEIKTLSGVPVRLEAEATSQEFKINDAKLADQPLLLKNSENSDVVVVIVDKVLVPPARQSK, from the coding sequence ATGATTATCAAAAATCGGAAAAATAAGTTTAAAAATTTGGGATGTGTGATGGCAATTTTGGCCGGTGCTTTGGTGGGGGGGCCAGTTGAAGCACAATATTATTACGGGCCGAGTATTTTTAGCCCGGTTGTTTATTCGCCGACTCGCGGGACGTTGTTGGCTCAACTCAAGCAAATGGATTGCAAGAATTTGGTTTCTGTGTTAGAAAAAGCTCCGAAGGAATTGGTAGATCGCATCAATAAAGGCGAAGCTCTGACTATTATTGCTCCCACAGATGCGGCTTTTGCAGAATTTGGCTCTGAGCAAATTGAAGAGTTAATGAAACCGGAAAATAAAGATAAGTTGGTGGAGTTTTTGTCTTATCATTTGGTGGCCGGTCAAATCTCTGAAGCGGATATTAAGGCGGGGGAAATTAAAACGCTTTCTGGTGTGCCGGTTCGCTTAGAGGCGGAGGCGACTTCCCAAGAATTTAAGATTAATGATGCAAAATTGGCCGATCAGCCGCTTCTGCTCAAAAATTCCGAGAATAGTGATGTGGTTGTGGTAATTGTTGATAAAGTGCTTGTACCACCGGCAAGGCAATCAAAATAA